In Salinibacterium sp. ZJ70, one DNA window encodes the following:
- a CDS encoding cell wall metabolism sensor histidine kinase WalK has translation MSRLTSVRMREMLGRQRTLWYIDSTGPTLLMRQAPSAVALIVGVTLSMALDDLPFTPFAAAGFGLIVGATIVAIVATRERIAIGWIGALIPIADLIGFGLFRAGTGGATSLFGVFLLLPLVWLAALPGYRYVIIVTVLGSGLQVLPMLTHAPSSSSEWLRMVITPAVYAVIAIMINEIARNGRLRTAEAQQLAAERAAALERNQRVLEQLQESKQNYGELVELFRSVWNAITAQAIIGTDRAGLIVTWNPGATILLGREDLDTEYAERIEAFFPPSVLDGLAGFPEHGAQLAHDPLPPGLRMLFDAVDAGATVERELDMLRDDGSTVPVRLVITQRFDGTRTPIGYLLVASDETRAIEVARMKDEFVGMISHELRTPLSSILGYLELLRDDPQNPLTEEQQQFLGIAERNAERLLRLGGDLLFTAQVESGHFALETREVDISALIVAAVESARPAADTARVRLRIGGSLDTVIARVDPVRISQAVDNLVSNALKFTPAEGEVVVTLSQNTRYIVLSVRDTGVGIPADELDRLFTRFFRASTATRNALPGVGLGLNITKAIVTAHRGRMEVSSEVGVGTEFRMILPLD, from the coding sequence GTGAGCCGGCTGACGAGCGTGCGCATGCGCGAGATGCTGGGGCGACAGCGCACCCTGTGGTACATCGATTCGACGGGACCCACCCTGCTCATGCGGCAGGCGCCATCTGCGGTCGCACTGATCGTCGGCGTCACGCTCTCCATGGCGCTCGACGACCTTCCGTTCACCCCGTTCGCCGCAGCGGGCTTCGGCCTCATCGTCGGCGCGACCATCGTGGCCATCGTCGCGACGCGCGAGCGCATCGCGATCGGATGGATCGGGGCCCTCATCCCCATCGCGGACCTCATCGGATTCGGGCTCTTCCGCGCAGGAACGGGCGGAGCGACGTCGCTCTTCGGCGTGTTCCTGCTGCTCCCGTTGGTGTGGCTCGCAGCGCTCCCCGGATACCGCTACGTCATCATCGTGACCGTGCTCGGCTCGGGCCTGCAGGTGCTCCCGATGCTCACTCACGCCCCCAGCTCGTCGAGCGAATGGCTGCGCATGGTGATCACGCCCGCCGTCTACGCCGTCATCGCGATCATGATCAACGAGATCGCCCGCAATGGCCGTCTGCGCACCGCAGAGGCCCAGCAGCTTGCTGCGGAACGGGCCGCCGCGCTGGAGCGCAACCAACGTGTGCTGGAGCAGCTGCAAGAGTCGAAGCAGAACTACGGCGAGCTCGTCGAGCTGTTCCGCAGTGTCTGGAATGCGATCACCGCACAGGCGATCATCGGCACCGATCGCGCCGGTCTCATCGTCACCTGGAACCCCGGCGCCACGATCCTGCTCGGCAGAGAGGATCTCGACACCGAGTACGCGGAGCGCATCGAGGCGTTCTTCCCGCCCTCCGTTCTCGATGGTCTCGCGGGATTCCCCGAGCACGGAGCGCAGCTCGCCCACGACCCGCTGCCCCCGGGCCTGCGCATGCTCTTCGACGCGGTCGACGCCGGCGCGACGGTCGAGCGCGAGCTCGACATGCTGCGGGACGACGGCAGCACCGTGCCCGTCCGCCTCGTCATCACGCAGCGCTTCGACGGCACCCGCACGCCCATCGGGTACCTGCTGGTCGCGAGTGACGAGACGCGCGCGATCGAGGTCGCCCGGATGAAGGACGAGTTCGTCGGCATGATCTCGCACGAGCTGCGCACCCCGCTCAGCTCGATCCTCGGCTACCTGGAGCTGTTGCGGGACGACCCCCAGAATCCGCTCACCGAGGAGCAGCAGCAGTTCCTCGGCATCGCCGAGCGGAACGCGGAGCGCCTGCTGCGGCTCGGCGGCGACCTGCTGTTCACCGCGCAGGTCGAGTCAGGCCACTTCGCCCTGGAGACGCGTGAGGTCGACATCAGCGCGCTCATCGTCGCGGCGGTCGAATCGGCGCGGCCCGCCGCCGACACCGCACGCGTGCGTCTCCGGATCGGCGGCTCGCTCGACACCGTGATCGCGCGCGTGGATCCGGTGCGCATCTCGCAGGCCGTCGACAACCTCGTCTCGAACGCGCTCAAGTTCACCCCGGCGGAGGGTGAGGTCGTGGTGACGCTCTCGCAGAACACCCGCTACATCGTGCTCTCGGTGCGCGACACCGGCGTCGGCATCCCCGCAGACGAACTCGACCGGCTGTTCACGCGCTTCTTCCGCGCCTCCACCGCCACCCGCAACGCCCTGCCCGGCGTCGGACTCGGACTCAACATCACGAAGGCCATCGTCACCGCGCACCGGGGCCGCATGGAGGTGTCGAGCGAGGTGGGCGTCGGAACCGAGTTCCGGATGATCCTCCCGCTCGACTAG
- a CDS encoding aldo/keto reductase, whose translation MLHHDLQPVTIGTSGLGKRPGADLALAKTILTSSFRQADTSNNYADGKSERLLGEAILELGGLPEGHVVFSKGDQDPVTGAFSGERMKRSFEESTERLGLETLPLYQLHDPYTISVSQAMAPGGPVEVLLKLRDHGRIGAIGIAAGTVPLMEEYVQTDAFDVVLTHNRYTVVNRAADHLIDLATERGMTVFNAAPFGAGILAGENFRGRTYGYSEPSAEFLAHVDAFRALCAEWGVEPAAAALHFSMRDPRIHTTVVGVNSVERLGELQQHVDATIDDGFWSALDALGAPPAPPTD comes from the coding sequence ATGCTCCACCACGATCTGCAACCTGTCACGATCGGCACTTCGGGCCTCGGCAAGCGCCCGGGCGCGGATCTCGCCCTCGCGAAGACCATCCTCACGTCGTCGTTCCGCCAGGCCGACACCTCCAACAACTACGCCGACGGCAAGAGCGAGCGCCTCCTCGGTGAGGCGATCCTCGAGCTCGGCGGGCTTCCTGAGGGCCACGTCGTGTTCTCGAAGGGCGACCAGGACCCCGTCACCGGTGCCTTCTCCGGCGAGCGGATGAAGCGCTCGTTCGAGGAGTCCACCGAGCGCCTCGGTCTCGAGACTCTGCCGCTCTACCAGCTGCACGATCCCTACACGATCTCGGTCTCCCAGGCGATGGCGCCCGGCGGTCCCGTCGAGGTGCTGCTGAAGCTCCGCGATCACGGCCGCATCGGTGCGATCGGCATCGCGGCGGGCACTGTCCCGCTCATGGAGGAGTACGTGCAGACGGATGCGTTCGACGTCGTGCTCACGCACAACCGCTACACCGTCGTGAACCGCGCCGCCGATCACCTCATCGACCTCGCGACCGAGCGTGGCATGACGGTGTTCAATGCCGCGCCGTTCGGGGCCGGCATCCTCGCTGGCGAGAACTTCCGCGGTCGCACCTACGGCTACTCGGAGCCGAGCGCCGAGTTCCTGGCGCACGTCGACGCGTTCCGGGCACTGTGCGCTGAGTGGGGTGTCGAGCCCGCTGCGGCGGCTCTGCACTTCTCGATGCGCGACCCGCGCATCCACACGACCGTCGTTGGTGTGAACTCGGTGGAGCGCCTCGGTGAGCTGCAGCAGCATGTCGACGCGACGATCGACGACGGCTTCTGGTCGGCGCTCGATGCGCTCGGCGCGCCGCCCGCTCCTCCCACCGACTGA
- a CDS encoding GDSL-type esterase/lipase family protein has protein sequence MTRPIVFIGDSITDAHRRDDPEGLGLGYVRLAAEALQVRGDRREVINRGVSGDRIGDLAARWGQDVLALAPGTLSVYVGVNDTLRRFDQGIVTEAKQFESVYRGLLERAVVAGNPRLVLVEPFIVPITQEQFGWLDDLEGKRDAVASLAEEFQAAFVPLHRILTTAAAHHGAAEIAADGVHPTPLGAELIAEAWEAAEGALQR, from the coding sequence ATGACTCGACCGATCGTGTTCATCGGCGACTCCATCACGGACGCCCATCGCCGCGACGACCCGGAAGGGCTCGGCTTGGGCTACGTGCGGCTCGCGGCGGAGGCCCTGCAGGTGCGCGGGGATCGCCGCGAGGTCATCAATCGGGGCGTGAGCGGCGACCGCATCGGCGACCTCGCCGCGCGATGGGGGCAGGATGTCCTCGCGCTCGCCCCGGGGACTCTCTCGGTGTACGTCGGGGTCAATGACACGCTGCGTCGCTTCGATCAGGGGATCGTCACCGAGGCGAAGCAGTTCGAATCCGTCTACCGGGGTCTGCTCGAGCGCGCGGTGGTGGCGGGCAATCCGCGTCTGGTGCTCGTGGAGCCGTTCATCGTTCCGATCACGCAGGAGCAGTTCGGCTGGCTGGACGACCTGGAGGGCAAGCGCGACGCGGTGGCCTCGCTCGCGGAAGAGTTCCAGGCCGCCTTCGTGCCGTTGCATCGCATCCTCACGACGGCTGCCGCGCATCACGGGGCGGCTGAGATCGCGGCTGACGGCGTGCACCCCACGCCTCTCGGGGCGGAGCTCATCGCCGAGGCGTGGGAGGCGGCCGAAGGAGCACTCCAGCGCTGA
- a CDS encoding alpha/beta hydrolase: MDGLHLIVLPGGGYRRHAPHEGEPVAEWLRGLGFEASVFAYPVKTRHPGPLDAVRAEIRRVREAGAARVGVVGFSAGGHAAGMAAFAPGATPAERVDVAVLGYPVVSMMLEEHRGSREKLLGKDASWSERAATSLDLLVTASAPPTFVWHTADDAVVPVQHSYLLGMALAGSSVPHEAHVLPTGTHGLGLAEGEPAAVWTGLCAEWLGRL; encoded by the coding sequence ATGGATGGCTTGCACCTCATCGTCCTGCCCGGTGGCGGATATCGCCGCCACGCCCCCCACGAGGGCGAGCCGGTCGCGGAGTGGCTGCGGGGGCTCGGCTTCGAGGCGAGCGTCTTCGCGTACCCCGTGAAGACCCGCCACCCCGGACCGCTCGATGCCGTGCGCGCCGAGATCCGCCGGGTGCGCGAGGCGGGGGCTGCGCGCGTGGGAGTCGTGGGGTTCTCGGCCGGCGGTCACGCGGCCGGCATGGCGGCCTTCGCACCCGGTGCGACCCCCGCCGAGCGTGTGGACGTCGCCGTGCTCGGCTACCCCGTCGTGTCGATGATGCTCGAGGAGCACCGCGGATCCCGGGAGAAGCTCCTCGGGAAGGATGCCTCATGGAGTGAGCGCGCGGCGACATCCCTCGACCTGCTCGTCACGGCATCCGCCCCGCCGACCTTCGTGTGGCACACCGCCGACGACGCGGTCGTGCCGGTGCAGCACAGCTACCTGCTGGGCATGGCGCTCGCTGGCAGCTCGGTGCCACACGAAGCGCACGTGCTGCCGACGGGCACGCATGGGCTGGGGCTCGCCGAAGGTGAGCCCGCGGCTGTGTGGACGGGGCTCTGCGCGGAGTGGCTCGGGCGACTCTAG
- a CDS encoding acyl-CoA dehydrogenase family protein: MSVLTEELLAGIRSRAADYDRENRFFDEDLAALREAGYLRPRSLSQAIADQRLLAAYAPATALAVNMHLVVVGIAHTLAERGDDSLAWILADAEAGELFAFGNSEPGNDLVMWDSLTTAERVDTPVAGYAFTGTKIFTSLAPAWTRLIVFGKQTEGEGAPRLVHGVLTREDAGVTSLDDWDTLGMRATQSRTTKLEGAVIPDERIVRFLPVGPNADPFIFALFANFLTLIASVYAGIADRALELAVEAAQRRTSLQRGGASYATDPDIRWRIADAALALDALAPQLEVVARDVDGLVDRGPRWFRDLTGLKHRSTETARYVVDQAMRVAGGGGYRSSSELARLQRDVLAGIYHPSDTESVHATVAANVLGALEL, encoded by the coding sequence GTGAGTGTGCTGACTGAGGAGCTGCTCGCGGGGATCCGCTCGCGTGCCGCCGACTACGACCGCGAGAACCGCTTCTTCGACGAGGATCTCGCCGCCCTGCGCGAGGCCGGCTACCTCCGCCCGCGCAGCCTCTCGCAGGCGATCGCCGATCAGCGCCTGCTTGCCGCATACGCGCCCGCGACGGCGCTCGCCGTCAACATGCACCTCGTCGTCGTGGGGATCGCGCACACGCTCGCCGAACGGGGCGATGATTCGCTCGCGTGGATCCTCGCGGATGCCGAGGCGGGGGAGCTGTTCGCGTTCGGCAACTCCGAGCCCGGCAACGACCTGGTGATGTGGGACTCGCTCACGACCGCGGAGCGCGTGGACACCCCCGTGGCCGGTTACGCCTTCACGGGCACCAAGATCTTCACCTCGCTCGCCCCCGCGTGGACGCGCCTCATCGTCTTCGGCAAGCAGACCGAGGGCGAGGGCGCCCCGCGTCTCGTGCACGGCGTGCTCACGCGCGAAGACGCGGGCGTCACGAGCCTCGACGACTGGGACACCCTCGGCATGCGCGCCACCCAGTCGCGCACGACGAAGCTCGAGGGCGCCGTGATCCCGGATGAGCGGATCGTGCGGTTCCTGCCTGTCGGCCCGAACGCGGATCCGTTCATCTTCGCGCTCTTCGCGAACTTCCTGACGCTCATCGCGTCGGTCTACGCGGGCATCGCGGATCGCGCGCTCGAGCTCGCGGTGGAGGCGGCGCAGCGCCGCACGAGCCTGCAGCGCGGGGGCGCCAGCTACGCGACGGATCCCGACATCCGCTGGCGCATCGCGGATGCGGCGCTCGCTCTCGATGCGCTCGCGCCGCAGCTGGAGGTGGTCGCGCGCGATGTGGATGGTCTCGTGGATCGCGGCCCGCGCTGGTTCCGCGACCTCACGGGGCTCAAGCACCGCTCCACCGAGACCGCGCGCTACGTCGTCGATCAGGCGATGCGCGTCGCGGGCGGAGGCGGTTACCGCTCGTCGAGTGAGCTCGCACGCCTGCAGCGGGACGTGCTCGCGGGCATCTACCACCCCTCCGACACGGAGTCGGTGCACGCGACGGTCGCCGCGAACGTGCTCGGCGCGCTGGAGCTGTGA
- a CDS encoding Gfo/Idh/MocA family protein encodes MSFSRFPEPTHVPLRGGPVLRWGVLAPGVIANDWVATLHANTDQRVVAVASRTPERSAAFAAKHGIPRSYGGYEALVADPDVDIVYIAAPHTEHRALALLAIDAGKHVLIEKPIAVSAEQATEIAIAARTAGVFAMEAMWSRFIPQTTVIRQLLDDGVIGEPFGASATFAAQFGYDPTSRAFDPALGGGSLLDLGVYTLWWLHFCLGAPDSVSATGELAPTGVDADARVVWARGGDVTGSSFTSMMTDQPILGEVQGRDGLRISVEPFMAQGGFRIERPGGGAAHWEDETGLRWRDGLCFQATAVASHIAEGRLEAPEHPLQTSIEVLAVIDEARRQLGAA; translated from the coding sequence ATGAGCTTCTCGCGCTTCCCCGAGCCCACCCACGTGCCGCTGCGCGGCGGACCCGTTCTGCGGTGGGGCGTGCTCGCGCCAGGCGTGATCGCCAACGACTGGGTTGCCACGCTCCACGCGAACACAGACCAGCGCGTCGTCGCGGTCGCATCCCGCACCCCCGAGCGCTCGGCCGCCTTCGCGGCGAAGCACGGCATCCCCCGGTCATACGGCGGATATGAGGCGCTCGTCGCGGATCCGGATGTCGACATCGTCTACATCGCGGCGCCCCACACGGAGCACCGCGCGCTCGCGCTGCTCGCGATCGACGCCGGCAAGCATGTGCTCATCGAGAAGCCCATCGCCGTCTCGGCCGAGCAGGCGACCGAGATCGCGATCGCCGCGCGCACCGCGGGCGTGTTCGCGATGGAGGCGATGTGGTCGCGCTTCATCCCGCAGACCACCGTGATCCGGCAGCTGCTCGACGATGGTGTCATCGGGGAGCCGTTCGGGGCGTCAGCGACCTTCGCCGCGCAGTTCGGCTACGACCCCACGAGCCGCGCATTCGATCCGGCGCTCGGCGGCGGAAGCCTGCTCGACCTCGGTGTCTACACGCTGTGGTGGCTGCACTTCTGCCTCGGCGCGCCCGACTCGGTGAGCGCGACGGGCGAGCTCGCCCCCACGGGCGTCGACGCGGATGCGCGCGTCGTCTGGGCACGCGGCGGCGACGTCACCGGAAGCTCGTTCACGAGCATGATGACCGACCAGCCGATCCTCGGCGAGGTGCAGGGGCGCGATGGCCTCCGGATCTCGGTGGAGCCGTTCATGGCGCAGGGCGGCTTCCGGATCGAGCGGCCGGGCGGCGGTGCCGCCCACTGGGAGGACGAGACCGGGCTCCGCTGGCGCGACGGCCTCTGCTTCCAGGCGACGGCCGTGGCGTCCCACATCGCGGAGGGGCGTCTGGAGGCTCCCGAGCATCCGCTGCAGACGAGCATCGAGGTGCTCGCCGTCATCGATGAGGCGCGTCGGCAGCTCGGCGCCGCCTGA
- the rocD gene encoding ornithine--oxo-acid transaminase: protein MERVSPHNYHPLPIVVAEAQGAWVTDVEGRRYLDCLAAYSALNFGHRHPALVAAAKEQLDRVTLTSRAFHNDQLGPFLDRLAALAEKDMALPMNTGAEAVESAIKIARAWGYRVKGVPHERATIVVADGNFHGRTTTIISFSNDPDARNDFGPYTPGFVSVPYGDAEALAEALTDDVVAVLLEPIQGEAGIIIPPDGYLAEVRRLTRSANVLFIADEIQSGLARTGATFQCDNAGVVPDLYLLGKALGGGIVPVSAVVGDVGVLGVLRPGEHGSTFGGNPLAAAVGLAVVELLESGEFQRRAAELGERMRARLDALRGHGVVAVRSAGLWAGVDIDPALATGRRVAELLAERGVLAKDTHGSTIRLAPPIVIEPDEIDWAVDQLEAVLADLAR from the coding sequence ATGGAGCGGGTCAGCCCGCACAACTACCACCCGCTGCCGATCGTCGTCGCGGAGGCTCAGGGCGCGTGGGTCACGGATGTCGAGGGCCGGCGCTATCTCGACTGTCTCGCCGCGTACTCCGCGCTCAACTTCGGGCACCGGCATCCGGCGCTCGTCGCCGCCGCGAAGGAGCAGCTGGATCGGGTGACGCTCACGAGCCGCGCGTTCCACAACGACCAGCTCGGGCCGTTCCTCGATCGGCTCGCCGCGCTCGCCGAGAAGGACATGGCGCTGCCCATGAACACCGGTGCGGAGGCGGTCGAATCCGCCATCAAGATCGCGCGGGCGTGGGGGTACCGCGTGAAGGGCGTGCCGCACGAGCGCGCCACGATCGTCGTCGCCGACGGCAACTTCCACGGCCGAACGACCACCATCATCAGCTTCTCGAACGACCCGGACGCGCGGAACGACTTCGGTCCGTACACGCCCGGTTTCGTCTCGGTGCCGTACGGCGACGCGGAGGCGCTCGCCGAAGCCCTCACCGATGACGTCGTCGCGGTTCTCCTCGAACCGATCCAGGGTGAGGCGGGCATCATCATCCCACCCGACGGCTACCTGGCCGAGGTGCGCCGCCTCACCCGTTCCGCGAACGTGCTGTTCATCGCCGACGAGATCCAGTCGGGACTCGCGCGCACGGGTGCGACCTTCCAGTGCGACAACGCGGGCGTTGTGCCCGACCTCTACCTGCTCGGCAAGGCGCTCGGCGGCGGCATCGTGCCGGTGAGCGCCGTGGTGGGCGACGTGGGTGTACTGGGCGTGCTGCGTCCCGGCGAGCACGGCTCGACCTTCGGAGGCAACCCGCTCGCCGCGGCCGTGGGCCTCGCGGTGGTCGAGCTGCTCGAATCGGGGGAGTTCCAGCGGCGGGCCGCCGAACTCGGCGAGCGGATGCGCGCACGCCTTGATGCGCTTCGCGGGCATGGCGTGGTGGCCGTGCGCTCCGCAGGGCTCTGGGCGGGCGTCGACATCGACCCCGCGCTCGCGACGGGGCGGCGCGTGGCCGAGCTGCTCGCGGAGCGCGGGGTGCTCGCGAAGGACACCCACGGCTCCACCATCCGGCTCGCCCCGCCGATCGTCATCGAGCCCGACGAGATCGATTGGGCCGTCGACCAGCTGGAGGCCGTGCTCGCCGATCTCGCGCGCTGA
- the ddaH gene encoding dimethylargininase, with amino-acid sequence MTMVDPSTTRSERRATTRRVLMCRPEFFTVSYRINPWMHPENPTDTGTALDQWETLYRLYLELGFEVELIDPEPGLPDMVYAANGGMVLDGIAYGARFQFPERGPEGPAYMRWFAEAGFEVREPVSTNEGEGDFLLVGETIFAGTGFRSDAASHEELRRIYDREVVTLRLVDPAFYHLDTAFAVLDSAGGPDAVAYLPSAFDDSSRAILEERFPDAIHVGEADAAVLGLNSFSDGRNVVIASRAAEFEAALRERGYVPHGVDLSELLLGGGGVKCCTLELR; translated from the coding sequence ATGACCATGGTCGACCCCTCCACGACCCGTTCCGAGCGCCGCGCGACGACGCGCCGCGTGCTCATGTGCCGCCCCGAGTTCTTCACGGTGAGCTACCGCATCAACCCGTGGATGCACCCCGAGAACCCCACCGACACCGGCACCGCCCTCGACCAGTGGGAGACCCTGTACCGGCTCTACCTCGAGCTCGGCTTCGAGGTTGAGCTCATCGACCCCGAGCCGGGACTGCCCGACATGGTCTACGCAGCCAACGGCGGGATGGTGCTCGACGGAATCGCATATGGCGCGCGCTTCCAGTTCCCGGAACGCGGACCCGAGGGCCCCGCCTACATGCGCTGGTTCGCTGAGGCTGGCTTCGAGGTGCGGGAGCCCGTCTCCACCAATGAGGGTGAGGGCGACTTCCTGCTGGTGGGCGAGACGATCTTCGCGGGCACCGGGTTCCGCTCCGACGCCGCAAGCCACGAGGAGCTGCGCCGCATCTACGACCGCGAGGTCGTGACGCTGCGCCTCGTCGATCCCGCGTTCTACCACCTCGACACCGCGTTCGCGGTGCTCGATTCCGCGGGCGGCCCCGACGCGGTCGCGTACCTGCCGAGCGCTTTCGACGACAGCAGCCGCGCGATCCTCGAGGAGCGCTTCCCCGACGCGATCCACGTGGGGGAGGCCGACGCCGCGGTGCTCGGCCTCAACTCGTTCAGCGACGGACGCAACGTCGTGATCGCCTCCCGTGCGGCCGAGTTCGAGGCGGCGCTGCGCGAACGCGGCTACGTGCCGCACGGCGTCGACCTGTCGGAGCTGCTGCTCGGCGGCGGCGGCGTGAAGTGCTGCACGCTGGAGCTGCGCTGA
- a CDS encoding Lrp/AsnC family transcriptional regulator, producing MDNIDYGIIDLLRQNARAGYGDIGDRVGLSASAVKRRVDRLVADGVIRAFTIQVDPAVDGMATEAYVELFCRGTVAPDELKRILSQVPEVVDASTVTGDADAIVLIRSRDIPSLEDALERVRIAPSVDHTRSAIVLTRLIHRNYD from the coding sequence GTGGACAACATCGACTACGGCATCATCGATCTGCTTCGCCAGAACGCCCGTGCCGGATACGGCGACATCGGCGACCGAGTGGGCCTCTCGGCGTCGGCGGTGAAGCGCCGCGTCGACCGTCTCGTGGCCGATGGCGTGATCCGCGCATTCACCATCCAGGTCGATCCGGCCGTCGACGGCATGGCCACCGAGGCCTACGTCGAACTGTTCTGCCGTGGCACCGTGGCCCCCGACGAACTCAAGCGCATCCTCTCGCAGGTGCCCGAGGTGGTGGATGCGAGCACGGTCACCGGCGACGCGGATGCGATCGTGCTCATCCGCTCGCGCGATATCCCCAGCCTCGAAGACGCCCTCGAGCGCGTGCGCATCGCGCCGAGCGTCGACCACACACGCAGCGCGATCGTCCTGACCCGCCTCATCCACCGCAACTACGACTGA
- a CDS encoding GntR family transcriptional regulator, producing the protein MTDIRADIRIDPRSTTPPFEQVRVQLLTQMQDGTLPAGTRLAPVRQLAAELNVAAGTVARAYKELEESGAVETRGRGGTVVAWSTDAAERRIEMLAAQLASAAREERVSAARALEIVTRALGA; encoded by the coding sequence ATGACCGACATCCGCGCCGATATCCGCATCGACCCCCGCTCGACCACGCCCCCGTTCGAGCAGGTGCGCGTGCAGCTGCTCACGCAGATGCAGGACGGCACGCTGCCCGCGGGCACGCGCCTCGCGCCCGTGAGGCAGCTCGCAGCCGAGCTGAACGTCGCCGCCGGGACCGTCGCGCGCGCCTACAAGGAGCTCGAGGAGAGCGGAGCCGTCGAGACTCGCGGGCGCGGCGGCACCGTCGTCGCATGGTCGACGGATGCGGCCGAGCGGCGCATCGAGATGCTCGCCGCCCAGCTGGCGTCCGCCGCGCGCGAGGAGCGGGTGTCCGCCGCCCGCGCACTCGAGATCGTGACGCGCGCGCTCGGCGCCTGA
- a CDS encoding aldo/keto reductase, translating to MSVPGITLNTGHEIPQVGLGTWPLDDAQAADAVAAAAELGYRHIDTATKYGNEAGVGEGIRRSGIPREEFFITTKLDGAFQGDDKAVGGLEAALDRLGTDYVDLLLIHWPLPGRGLFVDTWRTFERLHDDGRARAIGVSNFRPEHLDTLLAETRIVPAVNQIQLNPHVTREDHRAFHADHGIVTTSWSPLGGDGASVLNHPIVSQIAEAHGRTPGQIVLRWHVQNGLVVIPKSASPERMRENLDVFDFELTETDLVALGTVSQGPDAGVDSNRTGH from the coding sequence ATGAGCGTTCCCGGCATCACCCTCAACACCGGTCACGAGATCCCGCAGGTCGGGCTCGGCACCTGGCCGCTCGACGACGCGCAGGCCGCCGATGCCGTGGCCGCAGCCGCCGAGCTCGGCTACCGGCACATCGACACCGCCACCAAGTACGGCAACGAGGCAGGCGTGGGGGAGGGGATCCGCCGAAGCGGCATCCCCCGCGAGGAATTCTTCATCACGACGAAGCTCGACGGCGCGTTCCAGGGCGACGACAAGGCCGTCGGGGGCCTCGAGGCCGCGCTCGATCGCCTCGGCACCGACTACGTCGACCTGCTGCTCATCCACTGGCCGCTGCCGGGACGGGGGCTCTTCGTCGACACCTGGCGCACCTTCGAGCGCCTCCACGACGACGGGCGCGCTCGTGCGATCGGCGTCTCCAACTTCCGACCCGAGCACCTCGACACCCTCCTGGCCGAGACGCGCATCGTGCCGGCTGTCAACCAGATCCAGCTGAACCCGCACGTCACGCGGGAGGATCACCGCGCGTTCCACGCGGACCACGGCATTGTGACCACGTCGTGGAGTCCGCTCGGCGGCGACGGCGCGAGTGTGCTGAACCACCCCATCGTGAGCCAGATCGCCGAAGCGCACGGGCGCACCCCCGGGCAGATCGTGCTGCGCTGGCACGTGCAGAACGGTCTCGTCGTGATCCCGAAGTCGGCGTCGCCCGAGCGGATGCGGGAGAACCTCGACGTGTTCGACTTCGAGCTCACCGAGACGGATCTCGTCGCTCTGGGAACCGTGTCGCAGGGACCGGACGCGGGAGTCGATTCGAACCGCACCGGTCACTGA